A genomic segment from Geitlerinema sp. PCC 7407 encodes:
- a CDS encoding FtsX-like permease family protein translates to MASIARKNLLEDIPRFLVAQAGIMFAVSLVTIQLGILKGFTRSTALIVDHSTADIWVASQELVHLELTMPLPLTLASQAQEVEGVQRVEVVINQAARWRNQSGKIAPVRVIGFDPQGTLFRPWNLQAGSIATLQQPYQVLLDQSNFSSLGVRNQGDTAQISSLPATVAGWVQGTQSIASSAFLYTSLETANAYATAGLQSDVQCRLEADGLACTSSFNRSETAPAAAPPKALSGSDAITYLLIKARPGEDLAALKQRLDRALPGTRAFTRQELSEQTRIYWRDRTGIGFILGLGASVGVVVGMVIVGQILYSSVSDHIKEFGTLKAMGASDWTIYRVIVEQALWMAILGYFPSIALCMGLGAWTMATQGITILITPSMALILFGVTVGMCASSAVFAIQKVTRVDPAIVFKA, encoded by the coding sequence ATGGCCTCTATTGCCCGCAAAAATCTGCTAGAAGACATCCCGCGCTTTTTGGTGGCGCAGGCGGGCATCATGTTTGCGGTGAGTCTAGTCACGATTCAGCTTGGCATCCTCAAAGGCTTTACCCGCTCCACAGCCCTCATCGTTGACCACTCCACCGCAGATATCTGGGTTGCCTCCCAGGAGCTAGTCCACCTCGAGCTGACCATGCCGCTGCCCCTTACCCTAGCCAGCCAGGCCCAAGAGGTCGAAGGCGTGCAGCGCGTCGAAGTTGTCATCAACCAGGCTGCCCGCTGGCGAAACCAGAGCGGCAAAATCGCGCCCGTCCGCGTCATTGGCTTTGATCCCCAAGGCACCTTGTTCCGCCCCTGGAACCTCCAGGCTGGGTCCATCGCCACACTGCAACAGCCCTACCAAGTCCTGCTCGACCAGAGCAATTTCAGCTCCCTCGGGGTGCGCAATCAAGGCGACACCGCGCAAATCTCCTCTTTGCCCGCCACCGTCGCGGGCTGGGTCCAGGGCACCCAGTCCATCGCATCGAGTGCTTTTTTGTACACCTCTTTGGAAACGGCCAACGCCTACGCCACCGCAGGCCTACAGTCCGATGTGCAGTGCCGCCTAGAGGCCGACGGGTTGGCGTGCACGAGTTCCTTTAACCGCTCAGAGACTGCCCCAGCGGCTGCCCCGCCCAAGGCCCTGAGCGGCTCGGATGCCATCACCTATCTGCTGATCAAAGCGCGCCCTGGAGAAGACCTAGCGGCGCTTAAGCAGCGCCTCGATCGCGCCTTGCCGGGGACGCGGGCCTTTACCCGCCAAGAACTGTCGGAGCAGACGCGCATCTACTGGCGCGATCGCACAGGCATCGGCTTCATCCTAGGCCTGGGCGCCTCCGTGGGGGTGGTGGTGGGCATGGTGATCGTGGGCCAGATTCTCTATTCCTCGGTCTCCGACCACATCAAAGAGTTTGGAACTCTCAAAGCAATGGGGGCGTCAGACTGGACCATCTACCGCGTCATTGTCGAGCAGGCGCTGTGGATGGCTATCCTGGGATACTTTCCAAGCATTGCACTGTGCATGGGACTGGGCGCTTGGACCATGGCAACCCAGGGAATCACGATCCTAATCACTCCATCGATGGCGCTCATCCTCTTCGGAGTGACGGTCGGGATGTGTGCAAGCTCAGCGGTTTTTGCAATCCAAAAAGTGACTCGGGTTGATCCAGCCATCGTGTTCAAAGCATGA
- the btpA gene encoding photosystem I biogenesis protein BtpA has translation MDLRRIFKTPNPVIGVVHLAPLPTSPRWGEDLRVVLDRAEREATALAAGGVDGIIVENFFDAPFAKSQVDPAVVSAMSLIVSRLMHMVTVPIGINVLRNDARSAMAIATCVRAHFIRVNVLTGVMATDQGLIEGQAHELLRYRRELGSDVKIFADVLVKHARPLGSPNLTTAVQETIERGLADGVILSGWATGRPPSQEDLELAKAAAGSTPVFIGSGANWENIGTLMQAADGVIVSSSLKRHGRIEEPIDPIRVSRFVEAMRRSLSSSDARQTMPSAKLQSSEV, from the coding sequence GTGGACTTAAGACGTATTTTCAAAACCCCTAACCCGGTCATTGGCGTTGTGCATTTGGCCCCGCTCCCGACCTCTCCTCGATGGGGAGAAGATCTGAGAGTTGTGCTAGATCGCGCGGAGCGGGAGGCAACGGCCCTAGCCGCAGGGGGAGTCGATGGCATTATTGTTGAAAATTTTTTTGATGCGCCTTTTGCCAAGAGCCAGGTAGACCCGGCAGTGGTGAGCGCCATGAGCCTGATTGTGAGTCGGCTCATGCATATGGTGACGGTGCCGATCGGAATCAATGTTCTGCGCAATGATGCGCGCAGCGCCATGGCGATCGCAACCTGTGTGCGGGCTCACTTCATTCGCGTCAATGTGTTGACGGGAGTCATGGCTACCGATCAGGGCCTTATCGAGGGCCAAGCTCACGAGCTGCTGCGCTATCGGCGCGAGCTAGGCAGCGATGTCAAGATTTTTGCTGATGTGCTGGTCAAGCACGCTCGCCCTCTGGGTTCGCCCAACCTAACGACGGCGGTCCAAGAAACCATTGAGCGCGGCTTGGCCGACGGGGTGATTTTGTCGGGATGGGCGACGGGGCGGCCTCCCTCCCAAGAGGATCTGGAACTGGCAAAGGCTGCGGCAGGCAGCACGCCGGTGTTTATTGGCAGCGGCGCGAACTGGGAAAACATTGGCACGCTGATGCAGGCCGCCGATGGCGTCATTGTCTCGAGCTCCCTCAAGCGCCATGGCCGCATCGAGGAACCGATCGATCCGATTCGAGTCAGTCGGTTTGTAGAGGCGATGCGCCGCAGCTTGTCGAGCTCGGATGCTCGTCAGACGATGCCTTCGGCTAAGCTGCAATCTTCGGAGGTCTAG
- a CDS encoding DEAD/DEAH box helicase yields the protein MTLSFHSLGISEARSRHLESLGFEAPTPIQVEAIPHLLSGRDVVGQAQTGTGKTAAFSLPMLEAIDLKKNAVQALVLTPTRELAVQVCQSIRDLRGRDRVFTLAVYGGQSIERQIERLDRGVHIVVGTPGRVMDLLNRGCLKVDQLTWLVLDEADEMLNMGFIQDVEKILSQLPADRQTTFFSATMAPSIRELVTKFLRSPVNVTIKQPKAAPSRINQVAYMVPRGWSKARALQPIMEMEEPEAALIFVRTKQTAADLTSQLQAAGYSVDEYHGNLSQTQRERLLLRFRQHQIRWVVATDIAARGLDVDHLTHVINYDLPDSIESYVHRIGRTGRAGKTGTAISLIQNYERGKLRAIERHVRQTLEVRSIPSRAQIEARQLDQLKTNVLETLTGERLASFLPIVAQLSEEYEPRAIAAAALQMAYDATRPAWAQSDRAYDDVPEANDMPKPRPTKRQNRTGGPRSRNAASSIKD from the coding sequence ATGACTCTTTCCTTCCATAGCTTGGGAATTTCGGAAGCTCGTTCTCGCCACCTAGAATCCCTCGGATTCGAAGCCCCAACCCCCATTCAGGTTGAAGCGATTCCCCACCTGCTGTCGGGACGCGATGTAGTGGGTCAGGCCCAAACTGGTACCGGGAAAACCGCCGCGTTTTCTCTGCCGATGCTGGAAGCCATTGACCTGAAGAAAAATGCTGTGCAGGCGCTGGTTTTGACCCCAACGCGGGAGCTGGCGGTGCAGGTTTGCCAGTCCATTCGGGATCTGCGGGGACGCGATCGCGTCTTTACGCTGGCGGTGTACGGCGGCCAGTCCATCGAGCGCCAGATCGAGCGCCTCGACCGGGGTGTGCACATTGTAGTGGGCACGCCGGGTCGGGTGATGGACTTGCTCAATCGGGGCTGCCTGAAGGTGGATCAGCTGACTTGGCTGGTGCTGGACGAGGCGGATGAGATGCTCAACATGGGCTTCATCCAAGACGTCGAGAAGATCTTGAGCCAGCTTCCGGCCGATCGCCAGACGACTTTCTTCTCCGCGACGATGGCGCCGTCGATTCGTGAGCTTGTCACCAAGTTCTTGCGATCGCCCGTCAATGTCACGATCAAGCAGCCCAAGGCTGCGCCGAGCCGCATCAACCAGGTCGCCTACATGGTGCCTCGCGGCTGGTCCAAGGCCCGGGCTCTGCAACCCATCATGGAGATGGAAGAGCCAGAGGCAGCGCTGATCTTTGTGCGGACCAAGCAAACGGCGGCTGACTTGACCAGTCAGCTCCAGGCCGCTGGCTACAGCGTGGACGAGTACCACGGCAACCTGAGCCAGACTCAGCGGGAGCGTCTCCTGCTGCGGTTCCGCCAGCATCAGATCCGCTGGGTGGTGGCAACGGACATCGCGGCTCGGGGTCTCGATGTAGACCACCTGACCCACGTGATCAACTACGACCTGCCCGACAGCATCGAAAGCTACGTGCACCGGATCGGTCGGACGGGTCGGGCTGGCAAGACGGGTACGGCAATTTCCCTGATTCAGAACTATGAGCGGGGCAAGCTGCGGGCGATCGAGCGCCACGTGCGCCAGACCCTGGAAGTGCGATCGATTCCGTCACGCGCTCAGATCGAAGCACGCCAGCTCGATCAGCTCAAGACCAATGTGCTGGAAACCCTGACGGGTGAGCGTTTGGCTTCCTTCTTGCCGATTGTGGCTCAGCTGAGCGAAGAGTACGAGCCTCGGGCGATCGCCGCAGCGGCGCTGCAAATGGCCTACGATGCGACCCGGCCGGCCTGGGCTCAGTCCGATCGCGCCTACGACGACGTACCGGAAGCCAACGACATGCCCAAGCCTCGCCCCACGAAGCGCCAAAATCGCACCGGCGGTCCCCGCAGCCGCAACGCTGCTTCGAGCATCAAAGACTAA
- a CDS encoding BCD family MFS transporter: MTSEFSKPTSLPPGPLEDLPRVTWVVMLRLGLFQMGLGIMSILTLGVLNRVLIDGLAVPAIAAAGVLAMHQFVAPARIWFGQMSDAKPLFGLHRSGYVWMGAIAFAVIAFLAVQGSWQLGGAIAAANGTWEWSGAMLGWTAMLGLIFAGYGLALSSSSTPFAALLVDVSDEDNRSKLVGIVWSMLMVGIIVGAIVSSVLLKQIEANTPIEQLQSSVNSLFLIVPAIVIGLTFVATIGLEKKYSRYSRRSTLIDREDKITLGRALRVLTASRQTGLFFSFLLVMTLSLFMQEPVLEPYGGQVFGMGYAETTRLNAFWGLGTLVGLSITGFWIVPRIGKQKTATLGCILVSGCFILIILSGFTQNPAMLKGALLVFGLASGITTTGAISMMLDLTAAETAGTFIGAWGLSQAMARGLSTLAGGTVLTLGKQLTPSLMTAYGLVFGVQAVGMLLAVWFLGRVNVQEFRENARQAIAAVLESELD; this comes from the coding sequence ATGACCAGCGAATTCTCTAAACCGACTTCTTTACCCCCAGGGCCTCTTGAGGATTTGCCTAGAGTCACTTGGGTTGTCATGCTGCGCTTGGGGCTGTTTCAGATGGGCCTGGGCATCATGTCGATCTTGACCCTGGGCGTGCTCAATCGAGTCTTGATTGACGGGCTAGCGGTACCGGCGATCGCGGCGGCAGGCGTTTTGGCCATGCACCAGTTTGTCGCGCCAGCGCGCATTTGGTTTGGCCAGATGTCCGACGCCAAGCCGCTGTTTGGCCTCCACCGCAGCGGCTATGTCTGGATGGGGGCGATCGCCTTCGCAGTGATTGCTTTTCTGGCAGTGCAGGGATCGTGGCAGCTCGGAGGCGCGATCGCAGCAGCCAACGGCACCTGGGAATGGTCCGGCGCCATGTTGGGCTGGACGGCCATGCTGGGACTGATTTTTGCTGGCTATGGTCTTGCCCTCAGCTCCAGTTCAACCCCCTTCGCCGCTCTCCTAGTCGATGTCTCGGACGAAGACAATCGCTCCAAACTCGTGGGCATCGTCTGGTCCATGCTCATGGTAGGCATCATCGTTGGGGCGATCGTCAGCAGTGTGCTTCTGAAGCAAATTGAAGCCAATACTCCCATTGAGCAGCTTCAGAGCTCGGTCAATTCCCTCTTTTTGATCGTGCCAGCGATTGTGATAGGCCTGACCTTCGTGGCAACAATCGGTCTAGAGAAAAAGTATTCTCGCTACTCCCGTCGCTCAACGCTAATTGACCGAGAAGACAAAATCACCCTAGGGCGAGCTTTACGAGTGCTCACCGCTAGTCGCCAGACAGGGCTGTTTTTTTCTTTCTTGCTGGTCATGACCCTTAGCCTATTTATGCAAGAGCCTGTTTTGGAGCCTTACGGAGGACAGGTTTTTGGGATGGGCTATGCCGAAACCACGCGGCTCAACGCCTTTTGGGGATTGGGGACGCTGGTCGGGCTGAGCATCACAGGATTTTGGATCGTGCCGCGCATTGGGAAGCAGAAAACCGCAACTCTGGGCTGCATCCTGGTGTCAGGCTGCTTTATTTTGATTATTCTGTCGGGCTTCACTCAAAATCCCGCCATGCTGAAAGGGGCGCTGCTCGTCTTTGGGCTGGCCTCTGGCATTACCACCACGGGGGCGATCAGCATGATGCTCGACCTGACAGCCGCCGAAACGGCGGGCACCTTCATTGGTGCCTGGGGACTGTCCCAAGCGATGGCTCGCGGTCTGTCGACCTTGGCGGGCGGCACTGTGCTTACCCTGGGCAAACAGCTTACCCCTAGCCTGATGACGGCCTACGGGCTTGTGTTTGGGGTGCAGGCCGTGGGGATGCTGCTGGCGGTGTGGTTCCTGGGCCGCGTCAATGTGCAGGAGTTTCGGGAAAATGCCCGTCAGGCGATCGCAGCGGTTTTGGAGAGCGAACTAGACTGA
- a CDS encoding ABC transporter ATP-binding protein, with product MVFQAGGERVQALKDIDLTVQTGDIQLLMGPSGSGKTTLLSILAGLLTPTTGSVHLLGQEITRMSRSRLARFRLKNIGFIFQGFNLFPALTAIENVEVALHMKGIQGRQAREEARHLLSQVDLSHRVDYMPRDLSGGQKQRVAIARALAGSPQLIMADEPTAALDSHSGHAVIELLRNLAKDSGRTVLMVTHDPRIIDVADQVLYLEDGLLKTPPQAV from the coding sequence ATGGTGTTTCAGGCTGGGGGTGAGCGTGTGCAAGCCCTCAAGGATATCGACCTGACGGTGCAGACTGGGGATATTCAGCTGCTAATGGGGCCTTCTGGTTCGGGCAAGACGACTCTGCTGTCAATTCTGGCAGGGCTGCTAACCCCAACGACTGGCTCGGTGCACCTCCTGGGCCAAGAGATCACGCGGATGTCGCGATCGCGCCTAGCTCGCTTCCGCCTGAAGAACATTGGCTTTATTTTTCAGGGGTTCAATCTTTTCCCGGCTCTGACGGCGATCGAGAATGTCGAGGTAGCCCTGCACATGAAGGGCATCCAAGGCCGCCAGGCGCGGGAGGAAGCCCGACATTTGCTGTCCCAGGTAGACCTGAGCCACCGAGTGGACTATATGCCACGGGATCTGTCCGGCGGCCAAAAGCAGCGGGTGGCGATCGCACGGGCCTTGGCGGGCAGTCCCCAGCTCATCATGGCGGACGAACCGACGGCGGCGCTGGATTCCCACAGCGGCCATGCGGTGATCGAGCTGCTGCGCAACCTGGCCAAGGACAGCGGGCGAACGGTGTTGATGGTGACCCACGATCCGCGAATTATCGACGTGGCGGACCAGGTGCTGTATCTGGAAGATGGCTTGCTCAAGACGCCGCCCCAAGCGGTCTAG
- a CDS encoding folate-binding protein YgfZ — translation MDMQQAAETSLQGEPPVAASFGNDSAARQAALKGVAVCDRSHWGRIEIAGGDRVRYLHNQSTNDFQRLQSGEGCDTVFVTSTARTLDLATVYVLETHFLVLVSPQRHQQILAWLDRYIFPMDQVSLKDCTSDTAVLSLIGPESQALLAGLGLPVPDGPHGQHLSGTLGKAEVRVAVGSGLAAPGYTLICTAQDRAALWQGLVAAGAVPMGDRAWEQLRIEQGRPAPDCELTEDYNPLEAGLWHTISFNKGCYIGQETIARLDTYKGVKQQLWGLRLSQPVEPGTPILLNDEKVGLVTSVTEASEGAIGLGYVRTKAGGAGLTAQAGEAIAEVVEIPFVTRDRSAALGVSS, via the coding sequence ATGGATATGCAGCAGGCAGCAGAGACGAGCTTGCAGGGGGAGCCGCCTGTCGCCGCAAGCTTCGGCAACGATTCGGCGGCGCGCCAGGCAGCTTTGAAGGGGGTGGCGGTGTGCGATCGCAGTCACTGGGGCCGCATCGAAATTGCCGGGGGCGATCGCGTTCGCTATCTGCACAATCAAAGCACCAACGACTTTCAGCGCCTCCAGAGCGGCGAAGGCTGCGACACCGTTTTTGTCACCTCGACCGCCCGCACGCTGGACTTGGCCACGGTGTACGTTCTCGAGACTCACTTTTTGGTGCTGGTTTCGCCTCAGCGCCACCAGCAGATTTTGGCCTGGCTCGATCGCTACATTTTCCCCATGGACCAGGTGTCGCTAAAGGATTGCACCTCTGACACCGCGGTCCTCAGCCTGATCGGCCCTGAGAGCCAAGCTTTGCTGGCGGGTCTCGGGCTGCCGGTGCCGGACGGTCCCCACGGTCAGCACCTCTCGGGCACCCTGGGCAAGGCTGAAGTCCGGGTTGCAGTGGGGAGCGGCCTCGCCGCGCCGGGCTACACCCTGATCTGCACCGCCCAGGATCGCGCAGCGCTGTGGCAAGGGCTCGTGGCAGCGGGCGCTGTACCCATGGGCGATCGCGCCTGGGAGCAGCTGCGCATCGAGCAGGGTCGTCCGGCCCCCGACTGCGAGCTCACCGAAGACTACAATCCTCTGGAAGCAGGGCTGTGGCACACGATCTCTTTTAATAAAGGGTGCTACATCGGCCAGGAGACGATCGCCCGCCTCGACACCTACAAGGGCGTCAAGCAGCAGCTCTGGGGGCTGCGCCTGAGCCAGCCGGTGGAGCCCGGGACGCCGATCTTGCTCAACGACGAAAAAGTTGGGCTGGTAACCAGCGTGACCGAAGCCTCAGAAGGCGCGATCGGCCTGGGCTATGTGCGCACGAAGGCCGGGGGAGCGGGCCTAACGGCCCAGGCGGGAGAGGCGATCGCCGAAGTGGTAGAGATTCCCTTCGTGACGCGCGATCGCTCTGCCGCCCTCGGCGTTTCTAGCTAG
- a CDS encoding inositol monophosphatase family protein, with the protein MQDFWDSVLRFAETTTQTVGDRLLADFGGAQADEKADGSLVTGSDRWADQALREAIQAAFPEHGVLSEEVAHIFPEQEWCWIIDPIDGTTNFARGVPLWGISLGLLYRGTPVFGYVALPPIRQSFYGYWYGDSGLTGPEGAFCNHQPIHSSLEEPSGNHFFSVCARSTGVITPDFPCKIRMLGVATYNLLIVGAGIALGAVEATPKIWDIAAVWAIAQAAGAVWTPLEEEDIFPLKVGQNYSHRPYPTLVSARPELVPLFRERMTAIARP; encoded by the coding sequence ATGCAGGACTTTTGGGATTCGGTGCTGCGCTTTGCAGAGACCACGACACAGACGGTGGGCGATCGCCTTTTGGCCGACTTTGGGGGCGCCCAGGCCGACGAAAAAGCCGACGGCAGCCTGGTCACTGGCTCCGATCGCTGGGCTGACCAGGCGCTGCGCGAGGCGATTCAGGCAGCGTTTCCAGAGCACGGGGTCCTCAGCGAAGAAGTGGCCCACATCTTTCCGGAGCAGGAATGGTGCTGGATCATTGACCCCATTGACGGCACCACCAACTTTGCCCGGGGCGTGCCGCTGTGGGGCATTTCCCTGGGGCTGCTGTATCGGGGAACGCCGGTTTTCGGCTACGTAGCCCTGCCGCCGATTCGGCAGTCATTCTACGGCTACTGGTATGGCGACTCTGGTTTGACCGGGCCTGAGGGCGCTTTTTGCAATCATCAGCCCATTCACAGCAGCTTAGAGGAACCCAGCGGCAACCACTTTTTTAGTGTGTGCGCTCGCAGCACCGGGGTGATCACGCCCGATTTTCCCTGCAAGATTCGGATGCTGGGGGTAGCGACTTACAATCTGCTGATTGTGGGGGCGGGGATCGCCCTAGGAGCGGTGGAGGCAACGCCGAAGATCTGGGACATCGCGGCGGTGTGGGCGATCGCCCAGGCAGCAGGGGCGGTGTGGACTCCCCTAGAAGAGGAGGACATTTTTCCGCTGAAGGTGGGCCAAAATTATAGCCACCGCCCCTATCCAACGCTGGTGAGCGCGCGGCCTGAGCTGGTGCCACTGTTTCGAGAGCGAATGACGGCGATCGCCCGTCCCTAG
- the rimO gene encoding 30S ribosomal protein S12 methylthiotransferase RimO, whose amino-acid sequence MGSKPTIAVSHLGCEKNRIDTEHMLGLLVQAGYEVDSNEELADYVIVNTCSFIQAAREESVRTLVELAESNKRIVITGCMAQHFQEQLLEELPEAVAVVGTGDYNKIVDVIQRAETGERVKQISSNPTYIADENVPRYRTTAEGSAYLRVAEGCDYRCAFCIIPHLRGNQRSRSIESIVAEAEQLAAEGVQEIILISQITTNYGLDLYGEPKLDELLRALGKVDVPWIRMHYAYPTGLTPKVIQAMKETPNVLPYLDLPLQHSHPDILRAMNRPWQGRVNDGIIERLRESLPDAVLRTTFIVGFPGETDEHFEHLMAFVDRHRFDHVGVFTFSPEEGTPAYDLPNPLEQSVMDARRDALMSLQQPISLERNRAEIGKVVDVLIEQENPETGELIGRSARFAPEVDGLIYIRGNATLASLVPVRIEDADAYDLYGSIATAADCLQQPQLAAR is encoded by the coding sequence ATGGGAAGTAAACCGACAATTGCTGTCTCTCACCTTGGCTGTGAAAAGAATCGCATCGACACCGAACACATGCTGGGACTACTGGTTCAAGCCGGTTACGAAGTCGATTCTAACGAAGAACTTGCAGACTACGTTATAGTTAACACCTGTAGCTTCATTCAGGCAGCTCGCGAAGAGTCGGTGCGCACCCTGGTAGAGCTTGCAGAGTCTAACAAGCGCATCGTTATCACTGGCTGCATGGCCCAGCACTTCCAAGAGCAGCTGCTCGAGGAACTGCCCGAGGCCGTCGCCGTCGTCGGAACTGGCGACTACAACAAAATCGTCGATGTCATCCAGCGCGCTGAAACCGGAGAGCGCGTTAAACAAATTTCTAGCAATCCAACGTACATCGCCGACGAAAACGTTCCCCGCTATCGGACTACAGCTGAAGGTAGTGCCTATCTTCGGGTTGCCGAAGGCTGCGACTATCGCTGCGCCTTCTGCATCATCCCCCACCTGCGGGGCAACCAGCGATCGCGCTCCATCGAGTCCATCGTCGCCGAAGCCGAGCAGCTCGCCGCCGAAGGGGTGCAAGAGATCATATTGATCTCGCAAATCACCACCAACTACGGCCTAGATCTGTACGGCGAACCCAAGCTCGATGAGCTGCTGCGCGCCCTTGGCAAGGTCGACGTGCCCTGGATTCGCATGCACTACGCCTATCCCACCGGGCTCACTCCTAAGGTCATTCAGGCCATGAAGGAGACTCCCAACGTCTTGCCCTATCTTGATTTGCCGCTTCAGCACTCGCATCCCGACATCCTGCGAGCAATGAACCGTCCCTGGCAGGGACGCGTCAACGACGGCATCATCGAGCGCCTGCGGGAATCGTTGCCCGACGCTGTGCTCCGGACCACCTTTATCGTGGGCTTCCCCGGAGAAACCGATGAACACTTTGAGCACCTGATGGCTTTCGTCGATCGCCATCGCTTCGACCACGTTGGAGTCTTCACTTTTTCCCCCGAAGAAGGAACTCCGGCCTACGACCTGCCCAACCCGCTTGAGCAATCTGTCATGGACGCGCGGCGAGATGCCCTGATGTCTTTGCAGCAGCCTATCTCTCTAGAGCGAAACCGGGCAGAAATTGGCAAGGTTGTGGATGTGCTCATTGAGCAAGAGAATCCTGAAACAGGTGAGCTGATTGGGCGTTCTGCTCGATTTGCCCCCGAAGTGGATGGATTGATCTACATCCGAGGGAATGCGACTTTGGCGTCCCTCGTGCCGGTCAGAATCGAAGATGCTGATGCCTATGACCTCTATGGTTCGATCGCAACGGCGGCTGACTGCTTACAGCAGCCCCAACTGGCAGCACGCTGA
- a CDS encoding vitamin K epoxide reductase family protein, giving the protein MTRRRATPPWIHRWSRPIMGAIAVAGAIGTGYLTIVKLTGGTAACPTEGCERVLSSPYATVFGLPLTLFGFLAYFSMAVFALAPLAISETARKELRSQVENWTWWLLFFGATSMMIFSGYLMYLLAFEIKTVCFYCVGSALFSLALFVLTLLGRSWPDLGQLAFTGVIVGMVALIGTLGLYANATGSAPNGGATVEAGAPPPATTTSGPAEIALAEHLTQIGAKEYGAYWCPHCFDQKQLFGAEASKKLNYVECDPEGQNSQTSACQAAGIQGYPTWEIKGELYSGTQSLETLAEISGYTGPRDFKN; this is encoded by the coding sequence ATGACCCGTCGTCGCGCTACACCCCCCTGGATTCATCGATGGTCGCGCCCGATTATGGGGGCGATCGCTGTTGCGGGTGCGATTGGCACCGGCTATCTGACGATTGTGAAGCTGACCGGCGGCACGGCGGCTTGCCCCACCGAAGGCTGTGAGCGGGTCCTCTCAAGCCCCTACGCCACCGTTTTTGGGTTGCCCCTGACCCTCTTTGGCTTCTTGGCTTACTTCAGCATGGCGGTTTTCGCCTTGGCCCCCCTGGCCATCAGCGAGACTGCTCGCAAAGAACTGCGCTCCCAGGTGGAAAACTGGACCTGGTGGCTGCTGTTCTTTGGTGCGACGTCCATGATGATCTTCAGCGGCTACTTGATGTATCTGCTGGCCTTCGAGATCAAAACGGTCTGTTTTTACTGCGTCGGCTCAGCCTTATTCTCGCTGGCGCTGTTTGTGTTGACCTTGTTGGGCCGGAGCTGGCCTGACCTGGGACAGCTGGCATTTACGGGGGTCATTGTGGGCATGGTGGCCCTGATCGGCACCCTCGGTCTGTATGCCAACGCCACGGGATCGGCGCCCAATGGCGGCGCAACGGTGGAGGCTGGGGCGCCCCCGCCAGCGACAACGACTTCTGGACCTGCTGAAATTGCCCTAGCGGAGCACCTGACCCAGATTGGTGCGAAGGAGTACGGGGCCTACTGGTGCCCGCACTGCTTCGATCAAAAGCAGCTCTTTGGCGCCGAGGCGTCCAAAAAGCTGAACTATGTTGAGTGCGACCCTGAGGGACAAAATTCCCAGACGTCAGCGTGTCAGGCAGCGGGCATCCAGGGCTACCCGACTTGGGAAATTAAGGGTGAGCTCTATTCTGGAACCCAAAGCCTGGAGACTTTGGCGGAGATCTCGGGCTACACGGGACCCCGAGACTTCAAAAACTAG